One genomic segment of Deltaproteobacteria bacterium includes these proteins:
- a CDS encoding LapA family protein, with product MKAVLIVLVVLLALVAAFAVQNPGIIVFRFLTFSGYTSLLVVIVAAFAAGVVSAGLAALPGFFRRRSEAGAAARRIRELEAEVGDLKGKPVGPTPLAPGGTP from the coding sequence ATGAAGGCTGTGCTGATCGTCCTCGTGGTCCTGTTGGCGCTGGTCGCGGCGTTCGCCGTGCAGAACCCCGGCATCATCGTCTTTCGGTTCCTGACCTTTTCGGGCTACACGTCGCTGCTGGTGGTGATCGTGGCCGCGTTTGCCGCCGGGGTGGTCTCGGCGGGGCTCGCGGCGCTTCCCGGGTTCTTCCGACGAAGGTCGGAGGCCGGCGCCGCGGCGCGACGGATCCGGGAACTCGAGGCCGAGGTCGGAGATCTCAAGGGAAAACCCGTTGGGCCGACGCCCCTCGCGCCCGGGGGAACCCCGTGA